From Aquificota bacterium, one genomic window encodes:
- a CDS encoding 7-cyano-7-deazaguanine synthase → MYRENAHKIVVLFSGGVESTCLLYLYLKKGWLVYPVYMRAGYPWEPVELENAKRLWQYAKRTYKNLMPIRILFYTNPEKVKSRSHSKDLLIPLRNLNLITPASNYALLKGIKSIAIGSLGIYPFYDNNLDYMRSLQRLTGIEILTPFMGMEKHQVIAKFSKDVPLERTLSCINPKRSKGKISPCGRCEKCKEREEAFKALSL, encoded by the coding sequence ATGTATCGGGAGAATGCACATAAAATTGTAGTCCTCTTTAGTGGAGGGGTGGAAAGTACATGCCTTTTGTACCTTTATCTAAAAAAAGGCTGGCTTGTCTATCCGGTTTATATGAGGGCTGGCTATCCTTGGGAACCTGTTGAGCTGGAAAATGCCAAAAGGCTTTGGCAGTATGCCAAAAGGACCTATAAAAACCTCATGCCAATAAGGATTCTCTTTTACACAAACCCGGAAAAGGTGAAAAGTAGAAGCCATAGTAAGGACCTTCTTATACCCTTAAGAAACCTAAACCTTATAACACCTGCAAGCAACTACGCCCTTTTAAAAGGTATAAAAAGCATAGCCATAGGTAGCTTAGGTATTTACCCTTTTTATGATAACAACTTAGACTATATGAGAAGCTTGCAAAGGCTTACAGGGATTGAAATCTTAACACCTTTTATGGGTATGGAAAAGCACCAGGTCATAGCCAAGTTTTCAAAGGATGTGCCTTTAGAAAGGACCCTTTCCTGCATAAACCCAAAAAGGTCAAAAGGTAAGATAAGCCCTTGCGGGCGCTGTGAAAAGTGCAAAGAAAGAGAGGAGGCCTTTAAAGCCCTATCACTTTAA
- a CDS encoding succinate--CoA ligase subunit beta yields MNLYEYEAYEKLFKKYGVPTPRFMFGDHLSDDIVSFINQLGECVIKSQVLVGKRGKAGAVKLCKSPEEAIETFNALLNYPVYGEMPVGLLVTEKANILKELYASITYSTEVRAPVLTLSLEGGMDIEEVPPEKVKSWVIDPIKGLYPHMVRNYLLELGFPKEYMGVLRELSEVIANMWRAFWEAEARLLEINPLAICDVGGKQKVLALDAVVTIDDDASIPPAKIYGVRTAMKRPPTEREIEASLIDRDDHRGKAGSYVEVDGDIAMMTFGGGGSTVTIETTYAIGLRPANFTDIGGNPPAEKMYKITRIILSKPGLRGVLVCGGTANNTRIDVTLGEGVANAIRDLYKEGKLNPNWIWVVRRNGPEAEKGLRMLYEAMKECGVKAEIYDSSLPLTEAPIRLKELLDRCEALQRESQEDRHLTEEQAKDMGL; encoded by the coding sequence ATGAACCTTTATGAGTATGAGGCTTATGAAAAGCTATTTAAAAAGTATGGCGTGCCAACGCCAAGGTTTATGTTTGGCGACCACTTGAGCGATGATATTGTTAGCTTTATCAATCAATTGGGGGAATGTGTAATAAAATCTCAGGTGCTTGTGGGAAAAAGGGGGAAGGCTGGCGCTGTAAAGCTGTGTAAAAGCCCAGAGGAAGCCATAGAGACCTTTAACGCACTGCTTAATTACCCTGTTTATGGCGAGATGCCCGTGGGCCTTTTGGTTACAGAAAAGGCAAACATACTAAAGGAGCTATATGCCTCCATAACCTACTCTACAGAGGTAAGGGCGCCTGTTTTGACCTTGAGCCTTGAAGGTGGAATGGACATAGAGGAGGTCCCACCAGAAAAGGTAAAAAGCTGGGTAATAGACCCAATAAAAGGCCTATACCCCCACATGGTAAGGAACTACCTCCTTGAGCTTGGCTTTCCAAAAGAATACATGGGAGTCTTAAGGGAGCTATCAGAAGTTATAGCCAATATGTGGAGGGCCTTTTGGGAGGCAGAAGCCAGACTCTTGGAGATAAACCCACTTGCCATATGCGATGTGGGAGGAAAGCAAAAGGTTCTGGCCCTTGACGCAGTGGTAACCATAGACGATGATGCAAGCATACCACCAGCCAAGATATACGGCGTAAGGACAGCCATGAAGAGGCCACCCACAGAAAGGGAGATAGAAGCCTCTCTCATAGATAGGGATGACCACAGAGGAAAGGCTGGCTCCTATGTGGAGGTGGATGGTGATATTGCCATGATGACCTTTGGCGGTGGGGGTTCAACGGTTACCATAGAGACCACCTACGCCATCGGCCTAAGGCCTGCCAACTTTACCGACATAGGAGGAAATCCACCGGCGGAAAAAATGTATAAGATAACACGCATAATTCTCTCAAAGCCCGGCCTTAGGGGAGTTTTGGTATGCGGTGGAACGGCCAACAACACAAGGATTGATGTAACCTTGGGTGAAGGCGTGGCAAACGCCATAAGGGACCTCTACAAGGAAGGAAAGCTAAACCCCAACTGGATATGGGTGGTGCGTAGAAATGGGCCGGAGGCCGAAAAAGGCCTTAGGATGCTATATGAGGCCATGAAAGAATGCGGTGTGAAGGCGGAGATATACGACTCTTCCCTGCCCTTGACAGAGGCGCCAATAAGGCTAAAGGAACTCCTTGACAGGTGTGAAGCACTTCAAAGGGAATCTCAAGAGGATAGACACCTAACAGAAGAACAAGCAAAGGATATGGGGCTTTAA
- a CDS encoding SEL1-like repeat protein: MRKLATFLVMGFLISACSERAGLEVLCKLGSAEACYSLGVMYSEGKGVPQDYKKAVEFYEKACNKNMGEACLNLGVMYARGQGVLEDRKKAMELFERACQMDIGLACRNLGLMYAEGKGVPKDYKKASELYQKACDKGEAMACINLGAMYQEGKGVLRNTSKAIELFQKACQMESGFGCLLVGYMYAEGIGLPKDMEKAKEFYRKALELSKSSCDNGDKYGCFVLGFMHEEGLSVSKNYFRAVEFYQKACDLRNGSACRKLAWMHARGLGTKADSSKAYEYLKKACDLGEEEACKMKF; this comes from the coding sequence ATGCGCAAGCTTGCGACCTTTTTAGTAATGGGTTTTTTAATAAGCGCATGTTCGGAGAGGGCTGGGCTGGAAGTCCTTTGTAAGCTGGGTAGTGCAGAAGCTTGCTATAGTCTTGGAGTTATGTATTCGGAGGGTAAGGGGGTGCCACAGGATTATAAGAAGGCTGTGGAGTTTTATGAGAAAGCTTGTAATAAAAATATGGGCGAAGCCTGTTTAAACCTTGGAGTTATGTATGCAAGGGGACAGGGTGTTTTGGAGGATCGCAAAAAAGCCATGGAGCTTTTTGAAAGGGCTTGCCAGATGGACATAGGCTTGGCATGTAGAAACCTTGGGCTTATGTATGCAGAAGGCAAGGGAGTGCCAAAGGACTATAAGAAGGCGAGCGAGCTTTATCAAAAGGCATGTGATAAGGGCGAAGCCATGGCTTGTATAAACCTTGGTGCAATGTATCAGGAAGGTAAGGGGGTTTTGAGGAACACAAGCAAGGCTATTGAGCTTTTTCAAAAGGCCTGTCAGATGGAAAGTGGCTTTGGGTGTTTATTGGTTGGTTATATGTATGCCGAGGGTATAGGGCTACCAAAGGATATGGAGAAGGCTAAGGAGTTTTATAGAAAGGCGTTGGAGCTGTCCAAAAGTTCTTGCGATAATGGTGATAAGTATGGGTGTTTTGTGCTTGGTTTTATGCATGAGGAGGGCTTGAGTGTTTCCAAAAACTACTTTAGGGCGGTGGAGTTTTATCAAAAGGCATGTGATCTGAGAAATGGTAGCGCATGTAGAAAGCTTGCTTGGATGCATGCAAGAGGCTTAGGCACAAAGGCGGATAGTTCAAAGGCCTATGAGTATCTAAAAAAGGCTTGCGACCTTGGAGAGGAAGAAGCATGCAAGATGAAATTTTAA
- a CDS encoding SDR family oxidoreductase encodes MKRAIITGIRRIGHKVAKSLLEKGWTVGVVYKTSEDIYKSLSKEFGPRVFGVRADLSLWQDCERAIRELSERLGGVDAFLHLASPYEATPLDSLKEEDIDKHFKPIAQAFLVFCKELYPVMLKNTGDIKGRIIAFGDWATNTTPYRNYSAYFVAKGALHTAVKVMAKELAPHILVNAIALGPTVKPPDFSQEKWQEYINKTPLKRPVSVEDVIKLTHYLLEVESMTGEIINLDSGRHVSGECT; translated from the coding sequence ATGAAAAGAGCCATAATAACGGGCATAAGGCGGATTGGACATAAAGTAGCCAAAAGCCTCTTAGAAAAGGGTTGGACTGTAGGAGTTGTTTATAAAACTTCCGAAGATATTTATAAAAGCCTCTCAAAAGAGTTTGGGCCAAGGGTTTTTGGAGTAAGGGCTGACCTTAGCCTTTGGCAGGATTGTGAAAGAGCAATAAGGGAGCTTTCTGAGAGGCTTGGTGGAGTGGATGCCTTTTTGCACTTGGCAAGCCCCTATGAGGCCACACCCCTTGATAGCTTAAAGGAAGAAGATATAGATAAGCACTTCAAACCCATAGCCCAAGCCTTTTTGGTCTTTTGTAAGGAGCTTTACCCTGTGATGCTAAAAAACACAGGAGATATTAAAGGTAGGATAATAGCCTTTGGAGATTGGGCTACCAACACCACACCTTATAGGAATTATTCAGCATACTTTGTGGCAAAGGGCGCCCTCCACACGGCAGTAAAAGTGATGGCAAAGGAGCTGGCACCCCATATCTTGGTAAACGCCATAGCCCTTGGACCAACTGTAAAGCCACCAGATTTTTCCCAAGAAAAGTGGCAAGAGTACATAAACAAAACACCACTCAAAAGGCCTGTATCTGTGGAGGATGTAATAAAGCTTACCCACTATCTCCTTGAGGTGGAAAGCATGACAGGGGAGATAATAAACCTTGACAGTGGAAGACATGTATCGGGAGAATGCACATAA